One window of the Choristoneura fumiferana chromosome 18, NRCan_CFum_1, whole genome shotgun sequence genome contains the following:
- the LOC141438001 gene encoding cullin-4A-like, with product MLLSEHLTGILSKGLEALMDGPRLADLTTLYSLFSRVKDGLTELCSHFNAYIKKKGRTIVIEPERDKTMVAELLEFKEQLDHIVAVCFMRNDRFLYSMREAFEHFINQRQNKPAELIAKFVDVKLRAGNKEATEEELERLLDKIMVLFRFIHGKDVFEAFYKKDLAKRLLVGKSASVDAEKSMLSKLKQECGGGFTCKLEGMFKDMELSKDINITYKQHLAGTQDNSGIELSVYILTMGFWPTYGAAEARLPAALTRQQDHFTKFYLGKHSGRKLTWQPTLGHCVLRAHFAQGNKELQVSLFQALVLLLFNDGDNLSFEEIKVASNIEEGELRRTLQSLACGKARVLTKAPRGREVANTDHFCFNADFTNKLFRIKINQIQMKETSEEQKATEERVFQDRQYQIDAAIVRVMKMRKALSHNLLISELYNQLKFPVKPADLKKRIESLIDRDYMERDKDNPNQYNYVA from the exons ATGTTGCTCAGCGAACACCTAACGGGGATCCTTAGCAAAGGGCTAGAAGCGTTGATGGACGGCCCCCGGCTCGCAGACCTGACCACCCTGTATAGTCTGTTCAGCCGCGTCAAAGACGGCCTCACAGAGCTGTGTAGTCACTTCAATGCTTATATCAAG aAAAAAGGTCGGACGATAGTGATCGAGCCGGAGCGCGACAAGACGATGGTGGCGGAGCTCCTAGAATTCAAGGAACAATTGGACCATATTGTGGCTGTGTGCTTCATGCGCAACGACCGCTTCCTTTACTCCATGAGAGAGGCCTTCGAACACTTCATCAACCAGCGGCAGAATAAACCTGCGGAACTCATTG CTAAATTTGTAGACGTAAAACTCCGAGCGGGCAACAAAGAAGCGACGGAAGAAGAATTGGAGCGGTTGCTCGACAAAATAATGGTGTTGTTCAGATTTATACACGGCAAGGATGTTTTCGAGGCGTTCTACAAGAAAGACTTGGCGAAACGGCTGCTGGTTGGCAAGTCGGCGTCCGTGGACGCTGAGAAGTCTATGCTTAGTAAGCTGAAGCAGGAGTGTGGTGGCGGCTTTACTTGTAAATTAGAGGGCATGTTCAAGGATATGGAGCTGTCCAAGgatattaatattacttataaacAG CACCTAGCGGGCACGCAAGACAACTCCGGCATAGAGCTGTCCGTGTACATCCTGACGATGGGCTTCTGGCCGACGTACGGCGCGGCGGAGGCGCGGCTGCCGGCGGCGCTGACGCGGCAACAGGACCACTTCACCAAGTTCTACCTGGGCAAGCACTCCGGACGGAAGCTCACGTGGCAGCCTACGCTGGGGCACTGTGTGCTCCGGGCGCACTTTGCACAG GGTAACAAAGAGCTGCAAGTATCGCTGTTCCAAGCGCTGGTGCTTCTGTTGTTCAACGACGGAGACAACTTGTCCTTCGAGGAGATCAAAGTAGCTTCTAATATTGAG GAGGGCGAGCTGCGGCGCACTCTGCAGTCGCTCGCGTGCGGCAAAGCGCGCGTGCTGACGAAGGCGCCGCGCGGCCGCGAGGTCGCCAACACGGACCATTTCTGCTTCAACGCTGACTTCACTAACAAGCTGTTCCGCATCAAGATCAACCAGATACAGATGAAGGAGACT AGCGAAGAGCAAAAGGCGACGGAAGAGCGCGTGTTCCAAGACCGGCAGTACCAGATCGACGCGGCGATCGTGCGCGTCATGAAAATGCGCAAAGCGCTCTCGCACAACCTGCTCATCTCAGAACTGTACAACCAGCTCAAGTTCCCCGTCAAG CCCGCCGACCTCAAGAAACGCATAGAATCCCTCATCGACCGCGACTACATGGAGCGAGATAAAGACAACCCCAACCAGTACAACTACGTGGCGTAA